One window of Kiritimatiellia bacterium genomic DNA carries:
- a CDS encoding magnesium transporter CorA family protein codes for MRSVITAVRFDFERKIESSIPLGSLTDAIRDGYFCWIDIDGSSASDHEEAARKTDELLQLLHVNEMARREVIGPDREGRYDVYEDCLHFAVTEGSICDGRLRTAHLDVLVSGSFLVTYRRKPVELIGRIRRTYREDFIKFAKTPGFLIYELADHLTEMYRRALQALAEEVERVQIELYGEVDDSIFKRVSTTMTDLLALRKVVTASRELFHELATRRSPFVSETTQPFLENIAGTLERLSEDLRTEREVLNEMLNLYMGMVSHRTNKVINRLTVISAIFLPLSFICGVYGVNLKGVPEFEWEHGYLFFWILVLSISTTLLIYMRRKKWL; via the coding sequence ATGAGATCCGTGATTACCGCCGTCCGATTCGATTTTGAGCGGAAGATCGAGAGTTCCATTCCGCTTGGATCTCTGACTGACGCGATTCGCGATGGCTATTTCTGTTGGATCGACATCGACGGCTCGTCGGCGTCTGACCACGAGGAGGCGGCTCGAAAGACGGATGAACTGCTGCAATTGCTCCATGTGAACGAGATGGCGCGGCGCGAGGTGATCGGGCCTGACAGGGAAGGCCGCTATGATGTCTATGAGGACTGCCTCCATTTCGCCGTCACCGAAGGTTCGATCTGCGACGGCCGCCTTCGCACGGCGCACCTGGATGTCCTGGTGAGCGGGTCATTCCTCGTGACCTATCGGCGGAAGCCGGTCGAGCTGATCGGGCGAATCCGCCGGACCTACCGCGAGGATTTCATCAAATTTGCCAAAACCCCCGGCTTTTTGATTTATGAGCTGGCTGACCACCTGACGGAGATGTATCGGCGGGCGCTTCAGGCGCTGGCCGAAGAAGTCGAGCGCGTCCAGATTGAGTTGTACGGCGAGGTGGATGACTCCATCTTCAAGCGGGTGTCCACGACAATGACCGATTTGTTGGCGCTCCGAAAGGTGGTTACCGCGTCCCGCGAGTTGTTTCATGAACTGGCGACTCGCCGATCTCCGTTCGTGAGCGAAACCACGCAACCGTTCCTCGAAAATATTGCCGGGACCCTGGAGCGGTTGAGCGAAGACCTGCGCACGGAACGCGAGGTCCTCAATGAAATGTTGAACCTCTATATGGGCATGGTCAGCCATCGGACGAACAAGGTCATCAACCGGCTGACGGTGATCAGCGCGATCTTCCTGCCGCTGTCCTTCATTTGCGGGGTGTATGGGGTGAACCTGAAGGGCGTGCCGGAATTCGAGTGGGAACACGGATATCTGTTCTTTTGGATTCTTGTCCTGTCGATCTCCACGACGCTGCTGATCTACATGCGCAGGAAAAAATGGTTGTGA